ATGTCATAATACGTTATAGCGCCTGACCACAATTTTCACAAACTCTCACCCCTAGTGTGAGCGGATGCTGACACGCTTTGCAGATTTGCCCTGCTTCAGAATGGGGACGATCTCACTTGGCTTCGTCTTTAGCGAAGTTATTGCCCAGATTGATCGTGCGTGCAACTACACCATCCATTTTGACGCGCACCCGGCGGTTGGTGGAACCAGTTACGTCAATTTTTAGCCCCCGCATGGCTACGACATCCGTTAATTCAACTTCGTGGGGCGCAAGCTCGGCTTCAACAATAATGCGGTTGGTGGTGTGAAGGTTCTTCTCAGCAGAGACAGCCCTATAACCAACCCGAAGATCCACATTATTTTCAAGCCGGGTAGGGGTGATGGTCAGAGTGACATCAAAATGCTCTCGCTGCGGTAAGGAATCCAGAATTTGGCATTGGACAGCATCAAATAAAGAGCCACCCAAATCGATGATGATCCCTTTGGCTGGCGCGGCGCCGATATTTTCAATGCGGAATGTAATGCGCCCGGCTTCGTACTGTGTCATCTGCGGGTTGGTCCAGGGTTTGACGCGCAGCAAAGGGCCGCCAGCCAGTTTTTGCGCCCTGCTTTCACAGCGCCGCGATTCAGGCTGATTATCCAACTGCCAATACAACAGAGACGCTTGCAGGTAATATTCTGCGGCACGCTCGCGATCCATGCTTTTAATAAGCTCTGCAGCCCGGCAATAGGCTTCGGCGGCTTTACGCTCTTCGATAAGATGTTCCCATAATTTAGCCGCTTTTTCGGGCTGACCAGCCTGGTCCCAACAACTTTCGGCCAGTTGATAGTATTCCTGACGTTTTCGAACGTCGGTGGTTTGATGGGCAGCATGAACGTAGAATGCACCTGCTTGAGATGATTTTCCCATTAATTGAGATTGCTCTGCAGCCCAGAAATAGCGCCCTAGATGCCAGGGCAAAGCGTAGATTTGACCGGTGTCGGTTCCGAGGTAGAAATAGCCCTGATTCACACCCGGGGTGGAGAAGAGCTTGACCCCGCCGCCCAACTCAAATTTCCAGACCAATGACCCATCCTGTTTATCGAGCAGATAAAAGCCTTTCTGGTTGACACACACTCCTATCCAATTTTCCCACACCACCGGCGAGACGCTGATGCTATGGGCGAATTCCGGGCTGTGCCAGATTTCCAGGCCGGTATTCCGGTCAAAAGCGCGCAAATGATGATCGCGCCCACCAATATAGATGCGATTGCCAACAATCAACGGGGCGGCGATGAGCGAAGACGCACTCCGGGCAAAGGTTTCCAGGCGGCGGTCGCGCACATCAAACGAGACGAGACGGCCATCATCCGTACCAAAGAAGATGAGATTACCGGCCGTGACGGGCGGACTGGCGATGGGGCTGCCTACTTCAAGGGGCTGATTCCAGGCGAGGCGCAGGTGGGCCAGGTTATAAGCATTGATTTGGCCGGTTTGGGAAAGGCCAATGAGTAGATCGCCCACCTGGGTCAGCCGGGCGCGGCCGCGGGGCAACTGCATGACGGTATGCGAGAGCGGCTGGCCGGTTTCAAGATCAAAGGCGCTGACGCGGCCATCGTCGCTGGCGAGGTAGATGCGCGCGTCCCAGATGATGGGCGGCCCCCACACGCCCCCGCTGACCCCGCTCGACCAGAGTTCTTTTCCTGTGTCGCGATCAAGGCAATACAGGCGCGCATCGCCGCCCAGAAAGCCCAGGGTGGCGAAATACAGCTTGCCGTTGGATGGCGTTAGACCGCCAATGATGGCGTGCTTGGCTGGAAACATCCAGGCAGGCTGCCCGGTTCGGCGGTGGAAAGCTGCCAGCCCGCCCGCACCAGCACGCCGCTGCCCCCAGGAAAAGATCACCAGATTGCCGGTAAAGGCAACGTGCTGCGCCGGGCCGGGGATCTGAGCCTGCCACAGGGCTTCGCCCGGAGCGGGGCTGGGCAGCGTGCGCTGCCAGCCGCAAGCACATTGCGCCGCCAACGGGCCGAGATAGGTTTGACAGTTTGGGCAAAAGATTTCAGGCAACATGGGAACCCCGATATTACAATTTAAAACCACGAAAAAATGCAAATGAACATGAATTTCATGGGGTAATTATACATTACGATGCCCCATTCTTTGGTATAAATGAAAAATGCCCAACCCCAAGACACTCTATGGAATCAGAGGGTTGGGCTATTCTGTATTTGCCTGAGACCCCCACCCCTGCCCTCCCCCGTATCGGGGGAGGGAGAAAGCAAGAGAACCAGACGGGAAGCACCGGCACTCACTTCCCAGGCACGCGCCGCGCATCCGTGAACACGCGGCATTCTGGCCAGGGAAAACGCAACTTTGGGGGAAGTGATCGGGCGCAACGGAAACCGATGTTGTTGTTCCTATTTGATGGTTCGTTGTTGTTGCGATTGGCAACCCGCAGGTTGTTTCCATTATTGTTCCAGGAACCGCCACGCAGAACACCCTCCGGCGTCCCCACATATTCGGGCGGCAATGCGCCCGTTTATGCCAACTATGAAATTGTCTTCATCCAGCCGCCTAACAGTTTTCCAATTTCCACAAGCATGCCGGACGCGTGGCGGTATTGGCGCGGGCTGGTCAATTTACG
This Chloroflexota bacterium DNA region includes the following protein-coding sequences:
- a CDS encoding PQQ-binding-like beta-propeller repeat protein, whose protein sequence is MLPEIFCPNCQTYLGPLAAQCACGWQRTLPSPAPGEALWQAQIPGPAQHVAFTGNLVIFSWGQRRAGAGGLAAFHRRTGQPAWMFPAKHAIIGGLTPSNGKLYFATLGFLGGDARLYCLDRDTGKELWSSGVSGGVWGPPIIWDARIYLASDDGRVSAFDLETGQPLSHTVMQLPRGRARLTQVGDLLIGLSQTGQINAYNLAHLRLAWNQPLEVGSPIASPPVTAGNLIFFGTDDGRLVSFDVRDRRLETFARSASSLIAAPLIVGNRIYIGGRDHHLRAFDRNTGLEIWHSPEFAHSISVSPVVWENWIGVCVNQKGFYLLDKQDGSLVWKFELGGGVKLFSTPGVNQGYFYLGTDTGQIYALPWHLGRYFWAAEQSQLMGKSSQAGAFYVHAAHQTTDVRKRQEYYQLAESCWDQAGQPEKAAKLWEHLIEERKAAEAYCRAAELIKSMDRERAAEYYLQASLLYWQLDNQPESRRCESRAQKLAGGPLLRVKPWTNPQMTQYEAGRITFRIENIGAAPAKGIIIDLGGSLFDAVQCQILDSLPQREHFDVTLTITPTRLENNVDLRVGYRAVSAEKNLHTTNRIIVEAELAPHEVELTDVVAMRGLKIDVTGSTNRRVRVKMDGVVARTINLGNNFAKDEAK
- a CDS encoding SUMF1/EgtB/PvdO family nonheme iron enzyme, whose product is MPPEYVGTPEGVLRGGSWNNNGNNLRVANRNNNEPSNRNNNIGFRCARSLPPKLRFPWPECRVFTDARRVPGK